GCAATCGCTTCTTCCGCATCTTTCTTCTCTCGTTTTAAAACGGAAATCTCTTTGGATACCTCATTACGCTTGGCTTTTAATTTCTCCGTTTCTGCAATTAACTCCCGTCTTTTCACATCCAGTTCGCCAAAACGATCTAATTCGCCCAGGTCTTCCCCGCGATGTGCAAGTTTTCTCTTAACTTCTTCAAAGTTATTGCGAACATATTTCATATCTAACATAACTACATTACCTCCTGTATTTTTTTACCATTAAAAAACTCCCGTCCCTTATATAGAAAGGGACGAGAGTGTATTTCCCGCGTTGCCACCCTGATTAAAGAATCAACATGGATTCTTCCGGCTTTACATACGAATAACGTCGTATCTCCGTGCTTATTTCATGAGCGTCCGCCCACTTCTATAAGCATGCTCCAGGATGGATTCACTGCATTCTAACGCTGATTTGCACCAACCATCAGCTCTCTGCCAAATAGAATTAGTCAGTTACTAGTTCCTATCAACACATCATTCATGATTGTAAATAATCATAAGCTATTTTCCTTCAGGTTGCAAGAGTTCTTATAGAAATTAGCTAAAAAGCCCTTTCACCCAATTAAAAGCACCTTGGAACATATTAACAAAAAAGTCACCAATCGATTGTAACGTCAGCATAAACCAATTTGATTGTTCCACATCATCCATTGCTACTAAATCGTAGCTTTCCTGGCTTGTTTCATCCGAAATATAGCCATAATCTTCTGCGTCCCCGTCATAGACAACGTTAACTGTACCAATTACTTCGTCTGCTTCAACAGGGGCTTCTAACTCGCCATCGTCATTCAGTCTGTCTTCATCTATGACATACTCTAAATGATATAACTCTTCCTCCCCTGATTTTACAGGGACATGAATTGCTTCATTAATACCAATATTTACTTCTCTCTCTTTTCCTCTTGCTACAGGAGCTGTTTCTTCTCCTTCTTCCTGATATCCTGCAGGAAATAATTCTTGTGTATCAAATTCATCAAAACCATAATCTAACAGTTTTGCTGTTTCTTCAAAGCGCTTTTCAATACTATCGGTTTTCATCACAACGGTAATAAGACGTTGTCCATCACGTTCTGCTGTCCCAGTGAAGGCAAAACCGGCAAGCTCGGTATGGCCAGTTTTCAAGCCATCCACGCCCTCATAAAAGTATTGATCCAAATTCACGGAATCATGATCAAGCATATAATTCCAGTTCTCAACGGTTTTGCCGTCAAATTCCGTACTTGGCATACTGGAGATTTCCAACGCTTCCGGATAATCATTTACCAGAGCCGCTCCTAACATAGCTGAGGAACGTGCTGATAACAGGTTCGTGTCATTCTGGCTTGTTCCTTCAGGATAGTTATCCCCTAAACTCTCGTTATCCAATCCTGTTGCATTCACAAATTTATATTCGGGAAGACCTAATTCTTCTCCCTTTGCATTCATCATCTCAACAAATTCGCCTTCAGACCCTGCAATTAACTCTGCCAAGGCAATGGTTGCCCCGTTATCTGAATTAATCGCCATTGCTGCATATAAATCTTCTACAGTGTAATCCTGCTGCTGGGTTAATCCAATTCCCGAAGAGTCAACATTACTAGATATTTCATATGCATAGTCACTGATTTGAGTTGTTGTATCCCACGAAATATCTCCGTTTTCAACTGCTTCCCAAACAAGGTATTCTGTCATTATTTTCGTCATGCTAGCAGGAGGTAAAGCCACATCCGGGTCTTTCGCATATAAAACTTTCCCCGTTTCTGCATCCACTAAAATAGCCGATTCTGCCTCAAGATCCAATTCTTCTGCGTGAACAGACATGGATGGTATAACAAAAGATGTAAAAACAAGCGCTGCTGCAACCATCAAAAGAAATAATTTGTTTATAGACTTTCTCACAATTTCGTACCTCCGTTTAATAATATAGCCGTCTGCATATATGTATTCTGCTAAGCATGATTCACATTTTACCATAAAAATTTATAAAAAAATAGATGAAGCAACATGCTCCATCTAAATTTTTTATGACCGTATGACACAATTTTGTCATCAATATAAACTGCCTGATTACACGCTCACAAAAACCATTAAAAATCGCCGAAATCCGACTTGAAGGCTACGAAATTATTGCATAAAATAGTTCGGTGATTCTTTCGTAATTTGCACATCATGCGGATGGCTTTCTCTTAATCCGGCCCCTGTAATGCGGATGAACCGGGCATCATTTCGTAAGCTTTCTAAGTTTTTAGTTCCGCAATAACCCATACCGGAACGTAAACCGCCTACCAGCTGATGGAAAGTATCTTCTAATGATCCTTTATAAGCAATACGCCCTTCAATTCCCTCAGGAACAAGTTTTTTGTTATCTGATTCACTTTGGAAATAACGATCTTTGGAGCCCGCTTGCATTGCTCCGACCGACCCCATGCCGCGATATACTTTATATTGGCGCCCTTGGAAAATTTCTGTATCTCCAGGGCTTTCCGTTGTACCTGCAAAAATACTTCCCAGCATGACAGCGTGAGCACCTGATGCTAAAGCTTTCACAATGTCGCCGGAATATTTTACTCCGCCGTCCGCAATAACAGGTACCCCGTATTCTTTCGCTGCCAATGCACAATCATAAACTGCTGTGATCTGCGGTACGCCCACACCGGAAACCACGCGCGTTGTACAGATGGATCCTGGTCCAATACCGACCTTTACAACTGATGCACCTGCTTCAATTAAAGCTCTTGTTCCTTCTTCTGTAGCTACATTCCCTGCAATAATCACCAAATCAGGATAAGCCTCGCGAATCCGTTTAAGTTGTTCCAGAACGCCTTTAGAATGACCATGTGCTGTATCAATTACAATTGCATCGACACCGGCCTCCACTAATTTTTCAATCCGTGTCATTGCATCGCCTGTCACACCGACTGCAGCTGCTGCAATCAACCGTCCTTGCCCGTCTTTTGCTGCGTTAGGAAATTCAATGACCTTTTCGATATCTTTAATCGTAATTAATCCTTTTAAAACCCTTTGATCGTCCACAAGCGGCAGCTTTTCAATTTTATATTTCTGTAGCAGTTTTTCCGCTTCGTCCAACGTGGTTCCCACCGGTGCTGTTACCAGTTCCTCTGTTGTCATCACTTCAGAAATCAGAATCGAATAATCCTCGATAAAACGTAAATCACGATTGGTTAAAATACCGACGAGCTGTTGTTCGAGGGTATTATTGACAATTGGAACTCCTGAAATGCGATATTTTCCCATTAAATGTTCTGCGTCATATACCTGATGCTCAGGAGTTAAGAAGAACGGGTTTGTGATAACACCACTTTCAGAGCGTTTTACACGATCTACTTCTTCAGCTTGCTGTTCGATGGACATATTTTTATGAATTACTCCAAAACCGCCTTGACGCGCCATGGAAATTGCCATTTCCGCTTCTGTTACGGTATCCATTCCAGCACTGATAAATGGTGATTTTAATTTTAAGTTTGACGTTAAATCTACACTTAAATCCACCTGGTTGGGTAAAACCTCCGATTCTGCCGGAAGAAGTAATACATCATCAAATGTTAAACCTTCTTTTGCAAATTTGTCTTCTCTCATTGCTAGCTCATCCTCCAATCATTGAATTGATTATATACTTTCACTTCATTTGGCTCTTTAAGATACCGTTTTTCAAGTATATCCGTATATAATAACGGCAAAACTGCTAAAAAGTACCAACCTCGTAAAAGTAGTAGCAAATATCTATTTTTATTTACATTACTCTATCTTGTTTGCTTTTTCAAGCACTCAATATAGATGAGAAAAAAGAGGATAGATTCAAAATATTTCAATAGTAACGGAGCTGGGGTAATGATTCATCATGAAGAGGTATTTTCTTTTTTAACTGCAGAAGAAAATGCACAACGTTATCTAAAAAAAAGCTATTCATTTTTAGATGAAGCTGCAACAAAAAGCTATCAAAACAGTGCTGCTTTTATGCATTATATCAATAACGGTATGATTTTTATGGAATCAAGCAGACAGAGCAATATTCTGGTACAGCCAGTCCTGTCATTTTATGGGATGACGCACTTTTTAAAAGGATGGCTCCTGACCAAACGACCGGATTACCCTGAAACAACAGCAGTCCTTGCGCATGGCCTGACTGCCCGAAAAAGAAAACGGAAAGATTACCGTTTTATGGAGGATGAAGTCAAAATGCAGCAAAAAGGATTGTTTCCGTATGTCACTCGTTATTTATTTTCCCTTCATCCTTTCCCGTTAAACCGTGTTTCCATGCGACTATTATTCTGTTCTATCCCGGAATTAAGCAATCTATGGCAGCTCCACCAGGAAGAATCCATGGTCGTAGTCGGAGAAAAAAACAGTAGCCAGCTTTGTTTTCCGAACCGGATTCTAGATGGTTTTCATTTAAAAGAAGAAACCTTTGTCGAGCGGATCCGTTTATTTTTGCCTCCAATTAAGGCTATTCAACAAACTAACAAATCATTGCAGATTTATCTGACAGAACCAATCCAGGATTGGAACGGCCCTTTCCGATATCACCTGGATAATGAATTGTTGTATTTTCCAGCTAATCGAGCAAACTATTTTCCTTATTCGGAAATTCTGGCCCATTATCTTCTTTTGTTTCACCTAAGCATGATTTGCCGTTATGAAACAGAGTGGTGGGGGGAACTGATACAAATGAAGACGGATAAAGAATATCCTTTTATCGAGCGTTTTTTAAAAATAACCCGTAAAAAAACGCCGGCGCTGATTGGAGAGCGTTTATTGGAAAACATTGATTTCAAGCAATAAATAACGGACGCTTCTCTGTGAAAAAAAGGAACCACCGGTTATCCTTATCATCGTTTTCCGGTGGTTCCTGCTTATAACTTATAACGTGCTATCCAAGCTTATAAGGATTGCTGTTAAAATCCCTTTTGGATTCCCTGCTGTCAAACAGCTCCATTACACTGCTTCGCCTACAAAGCATAAGATGTCGATGTCAGGCTATCATCCTTTCGAATATTCCCAATCTAATTCTTCTCCGCAAAAATCAGCAAATTTTTCTGTTATACTTTTCAGATGCTGATAATCCAGTGACGACAGATTTTCTATATCTACCGCTTCTAAAATATATTTTGCGAAATTCCATACTTCTTTTTGAATCGACGCCTCACTAACGACAGTAACCTTATATAACGTGTCTATAATGCTATATATAACGGAGATATCATCTTTTCCATAATGTTTAATCTGGTAAAAACTTTTAAATAAGTAATCCCGAAAATTCTTTTGTTCCATCATTAACCGCAAATCGCCATGATTATCTGAAAAATAGGTAACAGGATAATAATTACCTGCTAACTCCGACAGTAAACTGCCAATGCGGTGTATACAATTAATTGCTGTGTTCGGATCGTTCATACCAGTGGACAGAGCTTTCACGGCTATCTCCACTAATTTTTGAATGGAAAATCCAATATCTTGAAGATCAGTCCGTTCCCCGCCGATAACTAAAAAATCGTCGTGTTTCGCTACATTATCTTTTCTGTCCCCTACATCCCAAAAATAAAAAACCGGTAATCCTTCAGGGACATAATCGCCAACTTGAAACGTTGCTTCTAACACCATATTATTAGCGCTGGCCCATTTGATCAGATAGTTATAATTCACTTGCTGCACGTAGCCAGAATGCCTCGCATGAATCGTCTTCCTATCCTTTTCTCTAATGTTTTGAACTTGTGAATGATCCCAATGCTGATGTTGTCCATATGTTCTTTCTGCAAAGGTTTCTTTTATTAATTCCAACGTTTTGTTTCGTATGACGCCGATCAGAAAATTCACTTGTGCCCAACGTGCGGAAAAATGGATAAACAAAATAAAAAATGCAAGCGTAATAATCGTTATAATCACAGTGAAGAAAGGACTCAACAAATCTTGTTGGTTTGTTTCTGTCAATAACCATAAATTAATCACTACAAAAATAAAACCAAATGTATAGACACCTAAAACGTGTTGGGTGATTTTACTCTGCATAAAGTCTTCCAAAGCGCGAGGGGAAAACTGGGAAGAATATGTTGTCAGCATCACCATAATTGTTGAGAAACTTACCGTTGTCATTGTCAGCATTGCTGTAATCAAGGCAGCATAAAGCTGTTTTGCTATACTTTGACCGGTAAGAAAAATATCCGGTATGCTGCTGGATACGCTGGGGACCAGCCAAACATCCAATGCTGTCACAGCCCCTGCTGCTCCCATTGAGCATAAACCGTATACAATCGGGAGAAACCAGAAGCTGTCACGAACGGATATCCGGAATTTCGTTTTATTCATTCTAACCCTCTTTTCTAAGCCGTTAAAAACCTGATGATATATCTAAAAAACTGTCCAGGGTCTTTTCTTTTTCAAAGATATAAATCGTTACTTAAGTAACAACCTTTGATTTTATTTTAAATTCCCCAACTGGATAAAATACAAACCATTCCTTGTTTTTATCACAGAAATAGGGTCTTCCTTTCATGTTTAAATCTTACAGTCAGAGGGGAAAACAGTTAAGCAAGTCTTCTTTCCATGAAGAAGACTTTTGGCTGGTAATGCTCTGCGAACAAAGAAAGAAAACAATCATACGATTAAAAATATTGAAGAAGGAGAGTGACACGTATGCTCTTACAAGATAAAATCAAGAGATTGAAACAAATCAGTTATGAGGAACCGCAAAAGGTGCTTTCCATGTATCTGAACACAGACCACCGTGATCCTGAACAACAGGGCGGAGCATGGAGAATTGAATTAAAAAATGGGCTGAAAGAACTGGCGGATGCAACCCAGGAAAGCAGCTCTCATGAAGAAAAAAATCAATCCAAGACAATTCGTCAAAAGGTAGAGAATGAAGTCAACGAAAGAGAAGCGGAAAAAGGTTTATACAGAGGTTTAGTTCTCTTCGGTACAGCAGATGAGGATCTGTGGTTTTCACAAGCCCTGCACGTCCCTGTTAAAACGGAATTTCATTGGGAAACTGAGCCGGTTCTCGACCAATTGAAACAATTAGAAAAAGAATACCCTTATACCGGCGTCATTGTCATTCAACAAGACGAGGTTACTGTTCTGGAAACAGAATTGGGAACACTGGTAGACCAGTCCCATTATACTTTGGACTTAAATACCAATGACTGGCGCCAACACGAAGGTCCCCAAGGTAATGATGTTAGACAAGGCGGGGCGAAAAAAGATGAATTCAAAGAACGCGTAAAAGAACATCAACAACGCTGGTTCAAAGCACTCGTTGCGAAGTTAGAAAAAAGAGCCGGTCAAAGAGACTGGGAACAAATTTATCTTGTCGGTGAAAAAAATGAAGTCGAACCATTGAAATCTTACTTTAATAAAAACATCGATAAAACCGTTCCCCGTAACTTGTTAAACAGTGATGCAGATAAAATTTTGGCTGATGTACTGGATGACTAATCTGAAGTGCACATCCTAATGAAAAACCTCCTGTACATTTGTCTGGAGACAAGTGTACAGGAGGTTCTTCTATTTATATAACGTCTTCTAGTAACAGAGCCATGTTAACACATATTTATTCTTCGTTGTTATCGTCTGTTTTGTTATCCGCTTCAGATTCAGAAACTTCTTCTATTTCTTCCTCTTCTTCTTTCTCAATCCGTGCGACTGTTGCCACTTCTTCTTCATCCTGCAGGCGAATCAGGTGTACCCCTTTGGTGTTTCTGCCTGTTTGTGAAATATCGGATACTTGGATGCGAATCAGAACGCCAGCAATCGTGATAAGCATTAAATCTTCATCACCCTGAATTGCCTTGACATCCACAACATGTCCTGTCTTGTCATCCAGTTTACAAGTGAATACTCCTTTACCGCCCCGGTTAATACGACGATATTCATTTTCCGGTGTCTGCTTCCCAAAACCTTTACTGGTTACATGAAGTATTTTAGAACCTTCTTCCAGTATTTCCATGGAAATAACCTCATCGTCCTCACGTAAAGAAATACCTTTGACGCCTGCCGCTGTTCTTCCCATTGGCCGCATTTGTTCTTCTTCAAAACGGATTAAGTAACCGTTTCTCGTAGCAATCATCATTTCTTTTTCACCATTGGTCATGCGGACAGAAATTAATTCATCCTCTTCCCGCAAGTTAACAGCAATCAGACCGCCTTTACGGATGTTTTTAAATTTCTCAAGAGGCGTACGCTTCGCAATACCGTGCTTGGTTGTAAAGAACAGGTAGTAATCCTCATCAAATTCAGATACAGAGATGACAGCATTGACCCATTCTCCTTTTTCCACCTGCAGCAGGTTAATCATTGGAATACCTTTTGCCGTACGGTTAAACTCCGGAACCTCATATCCTTTTGTTTTATATACCTTCCCTTTGTTTGTAAAGAAAAGAACCGTATCATGCGTTGAGGTGGACACAAGATGTTCCACAAAGTCATTTTCATTGGTCCCCATACCTTGAATACCTCTTCCGCCACGGCGTTGTGTACGGTACGTAGACGCTGGTAATCGTTTAATGTAACCTTGGTGCGTCAGGGTAATCACAATATTTTCTTCTGGAATCAAGTCTTCATCCTCAAGGAAACCAGCCCCGCCGGCAACAATTTCTGTACGGCGTTCATCATGAAACTTCTCTTTAATCTCTGTAAGTTCTTCCCGGATGATTTCCAATACTTTTTCTTCATCCGCTAAAATGGCTTTTAATTCAGCAATTAATTCTTGAAGCTCTTTATATTCTTCTTCAATCTTTTCACGCTCTAAACCTGTTAAACGCTGGAGACGCATATCCAGAATAGCTTGTGCCTGTTTCTCCGATAGTTCGAAGCGTTCGATTAATCCATCTCTGGCTATATCTGCTGTTTTGGAGTTACGGATTAAGGAAATAACCTCGTCCAAATGATCCAGTGCAACGCGCAAACCTTCCAGAATATGCGCCCGTGCTTCCGCTTTCTTTAATTCAAAGGCTGTCCGGCGCTTGATAATGACTTTTTGATGTTCTAAATAATACTCCAGACACTGTTTCACGGTTAATACTTGGGGACGTCCATCCACCAATGCAAGCATATTGATACCAAATGTTGTTTGCAAAGCCGTATGTTTATATAGATTATTTAAAACAACATTTGCATTGGCATCCCTTCTCAGTTCAATCACAACCCGCATACCGTTACGATCTGTTTCATCACGAAGGTCTGTGATGCCATCAATTTTTTTGTCGCGGACAAGTTCCGCTATTTTTTCAATCAATCTGGCTTTGTTCACCTGATAAGGAAGCTCTGTTACTATAATGGTTTCTTTATCATTTTTCCCTTGCTCGATATCAAGTTTGGCACGAACGGTAATAGAACCTTTCCCCGTTTCATACGCTTTACGAATGCCGCTTCTTCCCAATATCTGTCCTGCAGTAGGAAAGTCAGGACCAGGGAGATGGTTCTCCATAATCTCATCTATGGTGATATCCGGATTTTTACTTACTGCTAATACAGCATCAATTGTTTCACCTAAATGATGCGGCGGGATATTGGTCGCCATCCCGACAGCAATCCCTGATGTCCCATTCACAAGAAGGTTAGGGAAACGGGCCGGGAATACGATTGGTTCCCGCTCGGCGCCGTCATAGTTATCCTGATAATCTATTGTATCTTTGTTAATATCACGCAGAAGCTCCATGGAAATCTTGGACATACGTGCTTCTGTATAACGCATTGCTGCTGCAGAATCACCGTCGACAGATCCAAAGTTTCCATGCCCGTCTACGAGCATATAGCGATAACTGAAATCCTGTGCCATTCTTACCATGGTTTCATACACAGCTGAATCGCCATGCGGATGGTATTTCCCGATAACCTCTCCTACAATACGTGCTGATTTTTTAAATGCTTTGTCTGAGTGCATTCCCAAATCATTCATTGCATATAGAATTCGACGATGTACAGGCTTCATGCCATCCCGCACATCAGGTAATGCCCGGGATACAATAACACTCATTGCATAATCTAAGAAGGATGTACGCATCTCCTTACTAATATTTATTTCTTGGACACTCGGACGATTTTCCTCTGCCATAGTCTGATAACCTCCCAATCACTATAATGTCAGTGATTTCCTTGAATCTTTCTTTTGGATAAAGTGAATAATTACACTGGTGCTTTTAAATGCACGCTCAGCTGCTGCCATGCTTGTTTGCGAACAGACAGAATCATCCAACTTATACAGCTATTGCTGTTCTAGAACCTGACAAGAAAGGGATAGAGGTTTTCTATCCGCTTTTTATCAATAAAATATAATGTTAAATATCCAGGTTTTGAACGTATTGGGCATTTTCCTCGATAAAGTTGCGGCGTGGCTCTACTTTATCTCCCATTAACATATCAAAAACCAGATCCGCATCAATAGCATCGCTCAGCTCTACTTGCAGCAGGGTACGTGATTCCGGATTCATCGTTGTATCCCAAAGCTGGTCTGCGTTCATTTCTCCAAGTCCTTTGTATCGTTGGATACCTGGTTTTGGTGCCTTTGGAATCTCTTCTAAAAGGGCATCCAGTTCTTTATCGGAATAAACGTAATGCACTGCCTTGCCCTGCTTAATCTGGTAAAGCGGCGGCTGCGCAATATAAATATAGCCATATTCCAGTAGCGGACGCATATACCGGTAGAAAAAGGTTAATAATAATGTTCTGATATGCGCTCCATCAACGTCGGCATCTGTCATGATAACAACTTTATGATACCGTGCCTTGGTAATATCAAACTCTTCGCCGATACCTGTTCCTAATGCTGTAATCATAGCCCGTACTTCATTATTCGATAAAATCCGGTCCAAGCGTGCTTTTTCGACATTTAAGATTTTTCCGCGTAAAGGAAGAATGGCCTGATAATGACGGTCTCTTCCAGATTTGGCAGAACCTCCGGCAGAGTCTCCCTCTACAATGTACAACTCACTTTTAGAGGCATCTTTGGAAGAACAGTCAGCTAACTTCCCAGGCAGACTGGTTACATCTAATGCACTTTTACGACGTGTCAGTTCTCTGGCCTTTTTAGCAGCCAAACGTGCTCTGGAGGCCATTAATCCTTTTTCCACAATAATTTTTGCAGTGGTTGGATTTTCATAAAGGAATTTAGAGAAGGACTCTGAAAATACACCGTCTGTAATGGTACGTACTTCTGTGTTTCCTAACTTTGTTTTTGTCTGTCCCTCAAATTGCGGGTCTGGATGCTTGATGGAAACAATAGCTGTTAATCCTTCCCGGACATCTTCCCCGGATAAATTGGATTCACTGTCTTTTAACAAACTGTTCTTTTTCGCATAATCATTGATAGCACGTGTCAGGCCGGAACGAAATCCAACTTCATGTGTACCGCCCTCATACGTGTGAATATTATTGGCAAAGGAATATAAATTGGTTGTAAAACCGTCGTTATACTGGATAGCGACCTCTACAGCGATTCCCTGGTCTTCACCTTCTGCAAAAAACGGTTCATGCAATACCTCTTTATTTTTATTAATAAATTCAACATAAGAGCTGATGCCGCCCTCATAATAATAGGTTGCTGTCTCTTTATCAGAGCGCTTATCTTCAATGGAAATACGTAATCCTTTGTTTAGAAAAGCAAGCTCTCTTAAGCGCTGTTCCAATGTATCGTAATTATATTCGACCGTTTCTGTGAAAATTTCATTATCTGGAATAAAGTGGGTTACGGTTCCTGTGATATCCGTATCACCGATAACCGTTATTTCCCCTTGAGGAACCCCTTTTTTAAACGAAAGATAATAAATTTTCCCATCGCGGTGAACATAAACCTCTAAGCTGCTGGAAAGCGCGTTAACAACGGATGCACCCACACCATGAAGTCCACCGGAAACCTTGTATCCGCCACCGCCGAATTTACCGCCGGCATGAAGTACGGTCATAATAACCTCAAGAGCCGGACGTCCTGTTTTCTTTTGTATATCAACAGGAATCCCGCGTCCATTATCCGTCACGGTAATACTGTTATCTTCTTCAATTGCGATTTCAATATGGTCACAATAACCTGCCAACGCTTCATCGATACTGTTATCGACAATTTCCCATACAAGATGGTGCAATCCTTTTTCACTGGTAGAACCAATGTACATTCCCGGTCTCTTACGAACGGCTTCAAGACCTTCAAGAACTTGTATCTGATCAGCATCATAGGCCTGGTTTTCTGTAACTTTGTCTTCCATCGACATCTTCTCACACTCATTTCTATATGAATTACAATACATCAATCTATATTTAAAAGAGAATTGCTGCTTATTTCTGAGCAGCAACCTCTTGATTTTGTTCAGAATTATTCTTCATAATAATCTTCTAAATTACTGATGGTTGTTAATATACCTGTACGCTTTCTTAAGGTTGCTACAGATAAGGAACTGAAATAAATATGATCTTCTGTAATCATAATGGATTTTGCTTCTTCTTCAGGTCCGGAAACTT
The nucleotide sequence above comes from Oceanobacillus timonensis. Encoded proteins:
- the gyrB gene encoding DNA topoisomerase (ATP-hydrolyzing) subunit B, translating into MSMEDKVTENQAYDADQIQVLEGLEAVRKRPGMYIGSTSEKGLHHLVWEIVDNSIDEALAGYCDHIEIAIEEDNSITVTDNGRGIPVDIQKKTGRPALEVIMTVLHAGGKFGGGGYKVSGGLHGVGASVVNALSSSLEVYVHRDGKIYYLSFKKGVPQGEITVIGDTDITGTVTHFIPDNEIFTETVEYNYDTLEQRLRELAFLNKGLRISIEDKRSDKETATYYYEGGISSYVEFINKNKEVLHEPFFAEGEDQGIAVEVAIQYNDGFTTNLYSFANNIHTYEGGTHEVGFRSGLTRAINDYAKKNSLLKDSESNLSGEDVREGLTAIVSIKHPDPQFEGQTKTKLGNTEVRTITDGVFSESFSKFLYENPTTAKIIVEKGLMASRARLAAKKARELTRRKSALDVTSLPGKLADCSSKDASKSELYIVEGDSAGGSAKSGRDRHYQAILPLRGKILNVEKARLDRILSNNEVRAMITALGTGIGEEFDITKARYHKVVIMTDADVDGAHIRTLLLTFFYRYMRPLLEYGYIYIAQPPLYQIKQGKAVHYVYSDKELDALLEEIPKAPKPGIQRYKGLGEMNADQLWDTTMNPESRTLLQVELSDAIDADLVFDMLMGDKVEPRRNFIEENAQYVQNLDI
- the remB gene encoding extracellular matrix regulator RemB; the protein is MFIHIGNDNVIRSREVISIINYDLYTNTSGMYQLIQEWKKKNKVSGPEEEAKSIMITEDHIYFSSLSVATLRKRTGILTTISNLEDYYEE